The Clostridium septicum genome contains a region encoding:
- a CDS encoding Fe-S-containing hydro-lyase yields MVKKIQTPLTKEKVKSLKSGDIVLLSGIIYSARDAAHKRFLELLEENEELPLDVKNQIIYYVGPSPAKPGEVIGSAGPTTSYRMDAYTPKLLDLGLIGMIGKGERGQDVIDSIMKNKSIYFGAIGGAAALISQSIVSSEVVAYEDLGAEAIRRLQVKDMPLIVIIDSQGNNLYRHGQDEYLNHNK; encoded by the coding sequence ATGGTTAAAAAGATACAAACACCGTTAACTAAGGAAAAGGTTAAAAGTTTAAAAAGTGGAGATATAGTATTATTGTCAGGAATAATATATTCAGCAAGGGATGCAGCTCACAAGAGATTTTTGGAATTATTAGAAGAAAATGAGGAGTTACCTTTAGATGTAAAGAATCAAATTATATACTATGTTGGACCAAGTCCCGCAAAACCAGGAGAAGTTATTGGGTCAGCTGGACCAACTACTAGTTATAGAATGGATGCATACACTCCTAAACTTTTAGACTTAGGTTTAATAGGAATGATTGGTAAAGGTGAAAGGGGACAAGATGTTATAGATAGCATAATGAAAAATAAATCTATTTATTTTGGAGCAATAGGTGGTGCAGCTGCACTTATTTCACAAAGTATAGTTTCATCTGAAGTAGTAGCTTATGAAGATTTAGGAGCGGAAGCAATAAGAAGATTACAAGTTAAAGACATGCCATTAATAGTGATTATAGATTCACAAGGAAATAATTTATATAGACATGGACAAGATGAATATTTAAACCATAATAAATAG
- a CDS encoding YitT family protein — protein sequence MLSKLKENKTVLLDFFLMVVGCLIASLGVNLFLVNARLLSGGATGVALILEYAAGVPSGVTVFIINIPLFFLSYKMLSRRFTIYSAIGMVSLSLSLIITKPLSQLVRVDDILLYCIYGGVMCGLGYGLVFLRNGSTGGTDILAMVLRKKYSNLEIGKLSFSINFIIVIIGAIIFGLPKALYTLISIFIQGIVVDKVISGFNSKKLLLVLSDKEQDIVNYVIKDLHRGATSLLAQGEYTHEFKKMLYIAVTSSQMISLKNKILKIDPKAFISILDVSEVNGKGFHGI from the coding sequence ATGTTATCAAAATTAAAAGAGAATAAAACTGTTTTGTTAGACTTCTTCCTCATGGTGGTAGGCTGTCTTATAGCTTCTTTAGGCGTTAACTTATTTTTAGTAAATGCTAGATTATTAAGTGGTGGAGCTACAGGTGTTGCACTTATTTTAGAATATGCTGCTGGAGTACCTTCTGGAGTAACAGTATTTATTATAAATATACCCTTATTCTTTTTAAGCTATAAAATGCTAAGTAGAAGGTTTACTATTTATTCTGCTATAGGAATGGTTTCTTTATCCCTATCACTTATTATAACTAAACCACTTTCTCAATTAGTTAGAGTAGATGATATACTTCTATACTGTATTTATGGTGGTGTTATGTGTGGATTGGGCTATGGTCTAGTTTTTTTAAGAAATGGGTCGACTGGTGGAACTGATATACTAGCAATGGTTCTTAGAAAAAAATATTCTAACTTAGAAATAGGTAAGTTAAGTTTTTCTATAAATTTTATAATTGTTATTATTGGAGCTATTATTTTTGGACTACCTAAAGCACTCTATACTTTAATATCAATTTTTATACAAGGTATAGTTGTTGATAAAGTTATAAGCGGTTTTAACAGCAAAAAATTGCTACTTGTTTTATCTGATAAAGAGCAAGATATTGTAAATTATGTTATTAAAGATTTGCATAGAGGTGCTACATCTTTACTTGCTCAGGGTGAATACACTCATGAATTCAAAAAAATGTTATATATAGCCGTTACTTCATCTCAAATGATTAGCCTAAAAAATAAAATATTAAAAATAGATCCTAAAGCATTTATAAGTATACTTGACGTTTCTGAAGTTAATGGTAAGGGATTTCATGGAATATAA
- a CDS encoding response regulator transcription factor, whose product MFNVLVVDDEKEIRDAIDIYLRGEGMKVYKAKDGIEALEILDTEKIHLIVLDIMMPRLDGIKTCLKIRESKNLPIIMLSAKGEDSDKILGLNVGADDYVAKPFNHLELVARVKSQLRRYQKPLDMDEQSEDIIEVKDLVINSKEKTITLRGEDIKVTATEFKILYLLASNLGKVFSIKEIYEKVWEEPFYRSENTVTVHIRRIREKIEINTKEPEYIKVVWGVGYKIEREN is encoded by the coding sequence GTGTTTAACGTTTTAGTTGTAGATGATGAAAAAGAAATAAGAGATGCAATTGATATATATTTAAGAGGGGAAGGAATGAAAGTATATAAAGCTAAGGATGGAATAGAAGCTTTAGAAATATTAGATACTGAAAAAATACACTTAATAGTTTTAGATATTATGATGCCGAGATTAGATGGAATAAAGACGTGTTTAAAGATTAGAGAAAGTAAAAATCTCCCAATAATAATGCTTTCAGCTAAAGGAGAAGATAGCGATAAGATTCTAGGCTTGAATGTGGGAGCTGATGATTATGTAGCAAAGCCATTTAATCATTTAGAACTTGTAGCAAGAGTAAAATCACAATTAAGAAGATATCAAAAACCTTTAGATATGGATGAACAAAGTGAAGATATTATAGAAGTTAAAGATTTAGTAATTAATAGTAAAGAAAAAACAATAACTTTAAGAGGGGAAGATATAAAGGTTACAGCTACAGAATTTAAAATACTTTACTTATTAGCATCTAATTTAGGAAAAGTTTTTTCAATTAAAGAGATATATGAAAAAGTATGGGAAGAACCATTTTATAGAAGTGAAAATACAGTAACGGTTCATATAAGAAGAATAAGAGAAAAAATAGAAATTAATACTAAAGAACCGGAATATATAAAGGTAGTTTGGGGAGTTGGATACAAAATTGAAAGAGAAAATTAA
- a CDS encoding sensor histidine kinase — protein MKEKIKNYLRGVWGAEIVIVIILIITLVSSYNKTFSGKLASMGAGTFDALFHPENYIRARIFYDSQNISEHIYDLTNNLQNMTPIVEENNFKNQNYLYSDKINYIILDNSTGRFTTNDSKFNSYVEKNKGSKFISEDTIKDFINENKLASITIDNKNKFNYYVNNTKESILKKDLGKYTEIYYQEPLAYSYIIKTESVTAQVMILAIILTVLLAIKVLINLTFNRQNIHLEIKAISKLIYVLKYGFKYKATRNKILISLFGAAGVIVAYLYLVAGIRSQNVLVTFLTTYPFKGTLIIVLIPLLCVLYSLKKSLDISIINDGLKKLNAGDFEYNLKNYGEREVKELVENINQIKDGYKIAVVEKVKNEKLKTELISNVSHDLKTPLTSIINYVNILKDPNITEDERRDYLLILEKKSMKLKLLIEDLFEVSKLNSGRMTINRHVIDIVSLVYQGVGEYSNLYEDKNINFKVNSNKEEIFVNLDGKLMSRLFENIIINSLKYSLENTRVYIDILENDDDVEISFKNVSNYEMDFSTEEIFERFVRADKSRTSLVEGSGIGLAIAKSIVELHGGSINIEVEGDMFKLYIVIPKK, from the coding sequence TTGAAAGAGAAAATTAAAAATTATTTAAGAGGCGTATGGGGAGCTGAAATAGTTATAGTAATTATTCTTATAATTACTTTAGTTAGTAGTTATAACAAAACATTTTCAGGAAAGCTAGCTAGTATGGGAGCAGGTACTTTTGACGCATTATTTCATCCTGAGAACTATATAAGAGCAAGGATATTTTATGATAGTCAAAATATTTCAGAACATATTTATGATTTAACAAATAACTTACAAAATATGACGCCTATAGTAGAAGAAAATAACTTTAAAAATCAAAATTATTTATATAGTGATAAGATTAACTATATAATTTTAGACAATAGTACAGGAAGATTTACTACTAACGATTCAAAATTTAATTCTTATGTAGAAAAGAATAAGGGGAGTAAGTTTATATCCGAAGATACTATAAAAGACTTTATTAATGAAAATAAATTGGCTTCAATAACAATAGATAATAAGAATAAGTTTAATTATTATGTAAATAACACTAAAGAAAGTATATTAAAAAAAGATTTGGGGAAATATACGGAAATATATTATCAAGAACCCTTAGCGTATAGTTATATAATAAAAACAGAAAGTGTTACAGCACAAGTAATGATTTTAGCAATTATTCTAACAGTTTTATTGGCTATAAAGGTATTGATAAACCTAACATTTAATAGACAAAATATTCATTTAGAAATAAAAGCAATTAGCAAATTAATTTATGTTTTAAAATATGGGTTTAAATACAAGGCAACAAGAAATAAGATTTTAATATCTTTATTTGGAGCAGCAGGAGTTATAGTGGCGTATTTATATTTAGTTGCAGGAATAAGAAGCCAAAATGTATTAGTAACATTTTTAACAACATACCCTTTTAAAGGTACATTAATAATAGTATTAATTCCTTTATTATGTGTACTTTATTCTCTAAAGAAGAGTTTAGATATATCAATAATAAATGATGGATTAAAAAAGTTAAATGCTGGGGATTTTGAATATAATTTAAAAAATTATGGAGAAAGAGAAGTTAAAGAGCTTGTAGAAAATATAAATCAAATTAAAGATGGATATAAAATAGCTGTTGTAGAAAAGGTTAAAAATGAAAAGTTAAAGACAGAGTTAATATCAAATGTATCCCATGATTTAAAAACTCCTCTAACATCTATAATTAATTATGTAAATATTTTAAAAGATCCTAATATAACAGAAGATGAGAGAAGAGATTACTTGTTAATATTAGAAAAAAAATCTATGAAATTAAAACTTTTAATAGAAGATTTATTTGAGGTTTCAAAGCTTAATAGTGGAAGAATGACTATAAATAGACATGTAATAGATATAGTATCATTAGTTTATCAAGGAGTCGGAGAATATTCAAATTTATATGAAGATAAAAATATAAATTTTAAAGTTAATTCTAATAAAGAAGAAATCTTTGTGAATTTAGATGGTAAGCTTATGTCTAGATTATTTGAGAATATAATAATAAATTCATTGAAATATTCTTTAGAAAATACAAGAGTATATATAGATATACTAGAAAATGATGATGATGTTGAAATATCATTTAAAAATGTATCAAATTACGAAATGGATTTTAGTACTGAAGAAATTTTTGAAAGGTTTGTAAGAGCTGACAAATCAAGAACTTCATTAGTAGAAGGTTCAGGAATAGGTTTAGCTATAGCTAAAAGTATTGTGGAATTGCATGGAGGAAGTATTAACATTGAGGTAGAAGGAGATATGTTTAAATTATATATTGTAATACCAAAGAAATAA
- a CDS encoding arsenate reductase family protein, whose translation MIFVEYPKCTTCKRAKKFLTDNNIEFIDRNIIENNPTKEELKEWIEKSGLPINKFFNTCGKLYREMGLKDKVKTLKEDELLDILASDGMLVKRPILVNSDKVLIGFKEENWIEATK comes from the coding sequence ATGATATTTGTAGAGTATCCAAAATGTACAACATGCAAAAGGGCAAAGAAATTTTTAACTGATAATAATATAGAGTTTATAGATAGAAATATTATTGAGAATAATCCAACTAAAGAGGAATTAAAAGAATGGATTGAAAAAAGTGGATTACCTATTAATAAATTTTTCAATACTTGTGGGAAACTATATAGAGAAATGGGTCTAAAAGATAAAGTTAAAACTTTAAAAGAAGATGAGTTATTAGATATATTAGCATCAGATGGAATGTTAGTTAAAAGACCTATACTAGTTAATTCTGATAAAGTATTAATAGGATTTAAAGAAGAAAATTGGATAGAAGCAACTAAATAG
- a CDS encoding ribonucleoside-diphosphate reductase subunit alpha, translated as MDYLLNICDLALNGIVSEDGLYTREKLMNSLKHIIRPNMNKDEIRDSIIQVALELTSDIEPNWQYVASKIYVNKLYDEVKRDRNLSIEDNPYEDLYSFITMLTNKGLYGRYILENYSQEDILELEKEIKPERDFLFTYSGINLLSKRYLIQDFNRKPLELPQQMFMGIAMHLAIPETKENRVKWAKRFYDVLSSLKATMATPTMSNARKPFYQLSSCFIDTVDDSLKGIYKSLDNFAEVSKFGGGMGIYLGKVRALESPIRGFKGASGGVVPWIKLFNDTAIAVDQLGVRNGSVAIWLDAWHKDVPEFLQLKTNNGDDRKKAHDIFPGLCYPDLFWKLAENDINAKWYMMCPHEIRLAKGYSLEDFYGEEWEKKYFECVEDERINKRVMSVKDIVRLIIKSAAETGTPFAFYRDTVNKMNPNKHEGIIYSSNLCTEIMQNMSAMNIQKSQIKDENGDTIVIEKIKSGDFVVCNLSSVVLGNVDVNNDEELGYVVETQIRAMDNVIDLNYYSVPFAEITNKKYRAIGLGTSGYHHMLANNFIHWTDDEHAKFADKIYERINYHAIKSSMNIAKEKGTYSCFKNSDWQTGEYFTLRGYNTKEWDELREDISIYGMRNGYLMAIAPNGSTATIAGTSEGVDPVMARFWLEEKKGSIIPKTAPDLSEENYWYYNSAYNLDQKWCVKINGIRQRHIDQGQSFNLYITTDYTMRQIMNLYIEACKSGVKSIYYVRSKSLTVGDCESCSA; from the coding sequence ATGGATTATTTATTAAATATTTGCGATTTAGCATTAAACGGAATAGTTAGTGAAGATGGGCTTTATACAAGAGAAAAGCTTATGAATTCACTAAAACATATAATTAGACCAAATATGAACAAGGATGAAATAAGAGATTCTATAATTCAAGTAGCATTGGAACTTACATCAGATATAGAACCTAATTGGCAATATGTAGCCTCAAAGATATATGTTAATAAATTATATGATGAGGTTAAAAGAGATAGAAATTTAAGTATTGAAGATAATCCTTATGAAGATTTATATAGCTTTATAACCATGCTTACTAATAAAGGTTTGTATGGTAGATATATATTAGAGAACTATAGCCAAGAAGATATATTAGAACTTGAAAAAGAAATCAAACCAGAAAGAGATTTCTTATTTACTTATAGTGGTATTAATCTTTTATCAAAGAGATATTTAATACAAGATTTTAATAGAAAGCCATTAGAATTACCACAGCAAATGTTTATGGGAATAGCCATGCATTTAGCAATTCCTGAAACAAAGGAAAATAGAGTAAAGTGGGCAAAGAGGTTTTATGATGTTTTAAGTTCATTAAAGGCAACTATGGCAACTCCAACAATGTCTAATGCGAGAAAGCCTTTTTATCAATTAAGCTCATGTTTTATAGATACTGTTGATGATAGTTTAAAAGGTATATATAAATCATTAGATAACTTTGCCGAGGTATCTAAATTTGGTGGAGGAATGGGAATATACTTAGGAAAAGTAAGAGCATTAGAGTCACCAATTAGAGGTTTTAAAGGTGCATCTGGAGGCGTAGTTCCATGGATTAAATTGTTTAACGATACAGCTATAGCAGTAGATCAATTAGGTGTTAGAAACGGATCAGTTGCAATATGGTTAGATGCATGGCATAAAGATGTACCAGAATTCTTACAATTAAAAACTAATAATGGTGATGATAGAAAAAAAGCACATGACATATTCCCAGGACTTTGTTATCCTGATTTGTTTTGGAAACTTGCTGAAAATGATATAAATGCTAAGTGGTATATGATGTGTCCACATGAAATTAGATTAGCAAAAGGATATTCATTAGAAGATTTTTATGGGGAAGAATGGGAAAAGAAATATTTTGAATGTGTAGAAGATGAAAGAATAAATAAAAGAGTTATGTCTGTTAAAGATATAGTTAGATTAATAATAAAAAGTGCAGCAGAAACAGGAACACCATTTGCATTTTACAGAGATACAGTAAATAAAATGAATCCTAATAAACATGAAGGTATAATATACTCTTCAAATTTATGTACAGAAATTATGCAAAATATGAGTGCTATGAATATTCAAAAATCGCAAATAAAAGATGAGAATGGAGATACCATAGTAATAGAAAAGATTAAATCTGGAGATTTTGTTGTATGTAATCTTTCATCAGTTGTATTGGGAAATGTAGATGTAAATAATGATGAAGAGCTAGGGTACGTTGTAGAAACTCAAATTAGAGCTATGGATAATGTTATAGATTTAAATTATTATTCCGTTCCTTTTGCTGAGATTACAAATAAAAAATATAGAGCTATAGGACTTGGAACTAGTGGATATCATCATATGTTAGCTAATAATTTTATACACTGGACAGATGACGAACATGCTAAGTTTGCAGATAAAATTTATGAGAGAATAAATTATCATGCAATAAAATCAAGTATGAATATAGCAAAAGAAAAGGGAACTTATAGCTGTTTCAAAAATTCAGATTGGCAAACTGGAGAATATTTCACTCTTAGAGGATATAATACTAAAGAATGGGACGAATTAAGAGAAGACATTAGTATCTATGGAATGAGAAATGGATATCTTATGGCGATAGCTCCAAATGGTTCAACTGCAACTATAGCAGGAACTTCAGAAGGGGTAGATCCAGTTATGGCAAGATTTTGGTTAGAAGAGAAGAAAGGAAGTATAATTCCTAAAACAGCACCTGATTTAAGTGAAGAAAATTATTGGTATTATAACTCAGCTTATAATTTAGATCAAAAATGGTGTGTAAAAATAAATGGTATAAGACAGAGACATATAGATCAAGGTCAATCATTCAATTTATATATAACAACTGATTATACAATGAGACAAATAATGAATTTATATATAGAAGCATGTAAATCAGGGGTGAAGTCAATTTATTATGTACGTTCTAAATCATTAACTGTAGGTGATTGTGAAAGTTGTTCAGCATAA
- a CDS encoding ribonucleotide-diphosphate reductase subunit beta, with the protein MSINKKPLFNEMGDIEISKKRIINGNTTNLNDFNNMKYSWVSEWYRQAMNNFWIPEEINLAQDLKDYNKLTEDERIAYDKILSFLIFLDSIQTANLSNINNYITASEVNLCLTIQAFQEAVHSQSYSYMLDTICSPEKRNEILYQWKDDKILLERNKFIGNLYNDFLENPTEGNLLRTIMANYILEGIYFYSGFMFFYNLERNGKMPGSAQEIRYINRDENTHLWLFRNILKELQEERPEIFTDSMKQELIDMMRTGVEHEIAWGHYVIGDNIQGLNKTLIDNYIKYLGNLRMKAIGFEDIYEGYNKNPAMWVDILADANSVKTDFFEAKSTAYAKAGALIDDL; encoded by the coding sequence ATGTCAATAAATAAAAAACCTCTTTTTAACGAAATGGGAGATATAGAAATATCTAAAAAGAGAATAATAAATGGAAATACAACAAACTTAAATGATTTTAATAATATGAAATACTCTTGGGTTTCAGAATGGTATAGGCAAGCAATGAATAATTTTTGGATACCAGAGGAAATAAATTTAGCTCAAGATTTAAAAGATTATAATAAACTTACTGAAGATGAAAGAATAGCCTATGATAAGATTCTATCATTTTTAATCTTCCTAGATTCTATACAAACTGCGAATTTGTCTAACATAAATAATTACATAACTGCAAGTGAAGTAAACCTTTGTTTAACAATACAAGCTTTTCAAGAAGCTGTTCATTCTCAAAGTTATAGCTATATGTTGGATACTATATGTTCACCAGAAAAGAGAAATGAAATTTTATATCAATGGAAAGATGATAAAATTCTTTTAGAAAGAAATAAGTTTATAGGTAATTTATATAATGATTTTCTAGAAAATCCAACAGAAGGAAATCTCTTAAGAACAATAATGGCTAACTATATTTTAGAAGGTATATATTTTTATTCAGGATTTATGTTTTTCTATAATTTAGAGAGGAACGGAAAAATGCCTGGATCTGCTCAAGAGATAAGATATATAAATAGAGATGAAAATACTCATTTATGGTTATTTAGAAACATATTAAAGGAATTACAAGAAGAGAGACCAGAAATATTTACAGATTCTATGAAACAAGAATTAATAGATATGATGCGAACTGGGGTTGAACATGAAATAGCATGGGGACATTATGTTATAGGAGATAACATACAAGGATTAAATAAGACACTTATAGATAATTATATAAAATATCTAGGTAATCTAAGAATGAAAGCTATAGGATTTGAAGATATATATGAAGGATATAATAAAAATCCAGCTATGTGGGTAGATATTTTAGCAGATGCAAATTCTGTTAAAACAGATTTTTTTGAAGCAAAGTCAACTGCATATGCAAAGGCTGGAGCCTTGATAGATGATTTATAA